In a single window of the Necator americanus strain Aroian chromosome X, whole genome shotgun sequence genome:
- a CDS encoding hypothetical protein (NECATOR_CHRX.G22289.T1): MGSTAASATFHAYGQLIRTPSIHPLIRTPSLHPHASERKTGREDGGSKWILEPIWKYRNETTKQPLQFLESNG; this comes from the exons ATGGGATCAACTGCTGCATCGGCTACTTTTCATGCGTATGGTCAACTTATTCGTACACCTTCTATTCATCCGCTTATTCGGACTCCCAGTTTACATCCACATGCGTCAGAGAGGAAAACTGGCAGAGAAGATGGCG GTAGTAAATGGATTTTGGAACCAATTTGGAAGTATCGCAATGAAACCACGAAACAACCTCTACAATTTCTGGAATCGAATGGTTGA